The proteins below are encoded in one region of Apium graveolens cultivar Ventura chromosome 4, ASM990537v1, whole genome shotgun sequence:
- the LOC141717109 gene encoding protein FD-like, with translation MEEVWGNISLPSLHYPTSTTKPPSLGELNSGTNFYDFFNNKDPYSDHQRQLANYPQTNSLSSINKMGFVENPSSSSSLVKKRASNTEDESANDRRRLRLMKNRESADRSRARRQAYTNELEQEIENLKKENARLRQQLQKEKPEKLVGILAAAAATTTKTGAAAAARASQIKSTKRSLLYRTLTAPF, from the exons ATGGAAGAAGTATGGGGAAACATCAGCCTTCCTTCTCTTCACTATCCCACCTCCACCACCAAACCACCCAGTCTTGGGGAACTGAATAGTGGCACAAACTTCTATGATTTCTTCAACAACAAAGATCCATACTCAGATCACCAAAGACAACTAGCCAACTATCCCCAAACTAACTCATTGTCAAGTATCAACAAAATGGGGTTTGTTGAAAACCCTAGCAGCAGCAGCTCTCTTGTCAAGAAAAGAGCATCAAATACCGAAGATGAGAGTGCTAATGACCGGCGGCGCCTACGCTTAATGAAGAACAGAGAGTCAGCCGACCGGTCCAGGGCTAGAAGACAG GCTTACACAAATGAGTTGGAACAAGAGATAGAAAATCTAAAGAAGGAAAATGCTAGACTCAGACAGCAACTACAAAAGGAAAAACCAGAAAAG CTGGTGGGTATTCTAGCAGCCGCCGCAGCCACTACTACCAAAACTGGAGCAGCTGCAGCAGCAAGGGCTAGCCAGATTAAATCCACAAAAAGGAGCTTACTCTACAGAACCTTAACAGCACCATTTTGA